A segment of the Pirellulales bacterium genome:
TTCGAGAAGGTGTTGCGGGCGTTGGTGCCGACGGAGCTAATGGCCGTCAAGCAGACAATGATGATCAAGGCGAGCATCACGGCGTACTCGACCGCAGTCGGGCCGTCTTCAGAAACGAGGAACTGGTGCAGTTTCTTAGCGAGCAGACTCATTGCATCCTCCATTCCTGTGGTCCCGAGAGCGCCGTCTGACTCGCAAGTCGCGTGCTCGGTCCACTTAAGTTAAACAGTGAGTTCCGCCAGGCGCGTCGCCGCGTCGCGGCGGTGGCCTGCCAGGTGACCTGTCGGAACTCGGTTTGTGTTTGCAACGTGCCCGTCCTCGTCCTCCGTACCACGCGCGCGTGAGCGAGCGTGGGCCGAGGTGGCTGTCTGCCGGCAGCGGCTTGCGCAGCTAATGGCCTACATCCCTTCGGCAACCAGGCTTCCATCCGGCTTGTCGCCGTGTGGTCCTTGGCTTTGCGTGCCGGCCTTGCGACCGGTTTGCCTTTTTCGAGGATGAGGGAGGCGGCAGGCCGTACGGCGTGGTTAGCGCCGCAGGCGGTCCCGCGACCGCGCTCATCGAGAGTTGAATGTCTCCATCCGACTCTCTCATGGCAAACCTAGGTCGAGTGCCGTCCGTGTCAAATCGCGTGGAGCGAATTTTTCAGGAATTCCTCAAGCCGCTGACCGACCTGATTTATATACCTGCACGGTGCGCGTTTTGGCGCGAAGTTTCCAGATGGCGCGGCGCTGTGACAGCACCAAGCGCTGCAACCGATTCTTTTACGCGCGGGCGCCGCGCCGTGCCCCGGACGGCACGATTCTGTATATTGATAGAGAAGCAAAGCAACTTGCCCCCTGCGCGCTGCGCCGTGACACGACGCGGACGCCCCGGGCCCATTTTTCGGCGGTCGCCATGACTTGGCAGGAATCCGCGCTCGATTGTTTGAGCACGTCGGCCGGGCACGCTTATCGCCCCGGCACGCCGAACGCCACCGAACCGACCGCGCTGGCCGCCTTGGCGCTGACGGCGCATGGCCGTGAGGGGGAGGTCGAGCGAGCGCTGGGTTGGTTGCGCCAGCAGCAGAACGCCGACGGCAGCCTGGGGGTGACCGAGACGCAGGACGCGCCATGTTGGCCCACCAGCCTGGCGGTGTTGGCCTGGCACACGGCGCGGGGCACGCACCCGCGCAGCGCGACGCACTTTGGCGGAGCGCTGCGCCGGGGAACGCAGTGGCTTGTGGAACAGCGCGGCGAAGCGCTCGATCGCACACCGATCTTGGGCCACGATCCGACGATTGTGGGTTGGCCGTGGGTGGCGGGAACTCACTCCTGGCTGGAGCCCACCGCATGGGCGGTGTTGGCGCTGCGCGCCACGGGAAATGAAGGGCACCAGCGCACGCAAGACGGCATGCGACTGTTGATCGACCGCTTGCTGCCGACCGGGGGCGCCAATTATGGCAACACCTTTGTGTTGGGACAGAAGCTGCGCCCGCAGTTGGAGCCGACGGGCCTGGCGCTGTTGGCATTAGCCGGGCAACACGACCCGGCGGGGCGCATTGAGG
Coding sequences within it:
- a CDS encoding Flp family type IVb pilin — its product is MSLLAKKLHQFLVSEDGPTAVEYAVMLALIIIVCLTAISSVGTNARNTFSNVAASLAASS